A single Marinitoga aeolica DNA region contains:
- a CDS encoding dehydroquinate synthase/iron-containing alcohol dehydrogenase family protein — MKEVFFEVNDIKKVRILVVENHYNKYINEKKYNNYIIYDKKIELMNKMKLNNFIPLIGNENLKSFDKYLTLLLKLSEVTINSVNVFGGYSVLDFSGYTLENIGINNYSFFPTTLSSAIMLPIKGKYYLNFNWKKDYLIQKGYPQQIIIDTKFFESIPQREFRNMFVIPYILGRILNSKIANLALNYSKMNFSNIDLQDFVFYSIKQWVYYIKNENNIFPGENVIRLFYNKKTGFNKNYVEVFAISFIIELYISWYYGFLDFETFEKIEKEILNNFNVSYKLIETIDFKTFNCSNKFVLFTSSGKLIEYKISCEELKTILKEVKEYFRGGFL, encoded by the coding sequence TTGAAGGAAGTATTTTTTGAAGTAAATGATATAAAAAAGGTCAGAATATTAGTTGTAGAAAATCACTACAATAAATATATTAATGAGAAAAAGTATAATAATTATATTATTTATGATAAAAAAATTGAATTGATGAACAAAATGAAATTAAATAATTTTATTCCTCTAATAGGAAATGAGAATTTAAAAAGTTTTGATAAATACTTAACTTTACTGTTGAAATTGTCGGAAGTTACAATAAATTCTGTTAATGTATTTGGAGGATATAGCGTATTGGATTTTTCTGGATATACGCTTGAAAATATTGGTATAAATAATTATTCATTTTTCCCAACGACACTCAGCTCAGCTATTATGTTACCTATAAAAGGAAAATATTACCTAAATTTTAATTGGAAAAAAGATTATTTAATTCAAAAAGGGTATCCACAACAAATTATTATAGATACGAAGTTTTTTGAATCTATACCCCAACGAGAATTTAGAAATATGTTTGTTATTCCATATATATTAGGTAGAATTTTAAATTCTAAAATAGCTAATCTCGCATTAAATTATTCAAAAATGAATTTTTCAAATATTGATTTGCAGGATTTTGTTTTTTATTCAATAAAACAATGGGTTTATTATATAAAAAATGAAAACAATATATTTCCTGGAGAAAATGTTATCCGTTTATTTTATAATAAAAAAACAGGCTTTAATAAAAATTATGTTGAGGTTTTTGCTATAAGTTTTATAATAGAATTATATATTTCATGGTATTATGGTTTTCTCGATTTTGAAACGTTTGAGAAAATAGAAAAAGAGATATTAAATAATTTTAATGTTTCTTATAAACTGATAGAAACAATAGATTTTAAAACATTTAACTGTTCGAATAAATTTGTCCTCTTTACTTCTTCAGGGAAGCTTATAGAATATAAAATCTCCTGCGAAGAACTTAAAACGATTTTAAAAGAAGTAAAGGAATATTTTAGAGGTGGATTTTTGTGA
- a CDS encoding histone deacetylase family protein has product MKVVYDPRHVFYSPKNELNGYEMIDNIDKPGRIETIKEILQLKYGDIIVGSKDYPRSYLYFVHSSDYVNWLKEKQYTLEDNQEYFPKVFGYDMCMDTKTPVGKNTFEMAWISAKCSLTGASLLLEGEELAYSCSRPLGHHAGITYCGGRSYFNNAALAARYLQKNGDIYIAILDLDFYAGNGTQEIFYEDNTVLTISIHGNPSNHYPYISGFEWEIGENEGRGYNINFPLKDGINGRTYLRVLEKALLEVEDFDPDFLIIPFGSNTHEKDLTTTFNLKDNDYREIGEMISYLNIPKLIIQEGGFNSQINEKVVDNLFNGLNI; this is encoded by the coding sequence ATGAAAGTTGTATATGATCCAAGGCATGTTTTTTATTCACCTAAAAATGAACTTAATGGTTATGAAATGATAGATAATATAGATAAACCTGGAAGGATAGAAACAATTAAAGAAATTTTACAATTAAAATATGGAGATATTATAGTTGGATCAAAGGATTATCCAAGATCATATTTATATTTTGTTCATTCATCGGATTATGTAAATTGGCTTAAAGAAAAACAATATACTCTGGAAGATAATCAAGAATATTTTCCAAAAGTTTTTGGATATGATATGTGTATGGATACAAAAACGCCTGTTGGTAAAAATACATTTGAAATGGCTTGGATAAGCGCAAAATGCTCCTTAACAGGCGCATCATTATTATTGGAAGGTGAAGAATTGGCATATTCGTGTTCAAGACCGCTTGGACATCATGCTGGAATTACATATTGCGGTGGTAGATCTTACTTTAATAATGCAGCATTGGCAGCAAGATATCTTCAAAAAAATGGAGATATTTATATAGCAATATTAGATTTGGATTTTTATGCTGGAAATGGAACTCAAGAAATTTTTTATGAGGATAACACTGTTTTAACAATTAGTATTCATGGAAATCCTTCTAATCATTATCCATATATTTCCGGATTTGAATGGGAAATTGGCGAGAATGAAGGTAGAGGATATAATATTAATTTTCCTTTAAAAGATGGAATTAATGGACGAACTTATTTGCGTGTATTAGAAAAGGCGTTGTTGGAAGTAGAAGATTTTGATCCAGATTTTCTTATAATACCATTTGGTTCTAATACTCATGAGAAGGATTTGACGACTACCTTTAATCTTAAAGATAATGATTATAGAGAAATTGGTGAAATGATTTCATACTTAAATATTCCTAAATTAATAATTCAAGAAGGAGGATTTAACTCACAAATCAATGAAAAAGTAGTAGATAATTTGTTTAATGGATTAAACATTTGA
- the rpiB gene encoding ribose 5-phosphate isomerase B, with protein MKIAIGSDHAAYKMKEHLKDYLESKGIEVIDEGPYTEDRVDYPVYAKKVCERVIKGEAKYGILMCGTGLGMSIAANKVKGIRATLAYYPKMAELARQHNNANVLVLGGRTMGFELAEWTVDTFLNTEFEGGRHERRINIISEMEENL; from the coding sequence ATGAAAATAGCTATTGGTTCTGATCATGCAGCATATAAAATGAAAGAACATTTAAAAGACTATTTAGAAAGTAAAGGGATTGAGGTTATAGATGAAGGTCCATATACAGAAGATAGAGTTGATTATCCAGTATATGCCAAAAAAGTTTGTGAAAGAGTAATAAAAGGAGAAGCAAAATATGGAATATTAATGTGTGGTACAGGTTTAGGGATGTCTATTGCTGCTAATAAAGTGAAAGGTATTAGAGCAACGCTTGCATATTATCCAAAAATGGCTGAACTTGCAAGGCAACATAATAACGCAAATGTATTGGTTTTAGGTGGTAGAACTATGGGCTTTGAACTTGCTGAATGGACAGTGGATACATTTTTGAATACAGAATTTGAGGGAGGGAGACACGAAAGAAGGATTAATATTATATCCGAAATGGAGGAAAATTTATGA
- a CDS encoding LexA family protein, whose translation MKKITEKQKKILEYIEFYIRVKGYPPSMREIKEYFNLKSVSTIYSHLKSLEKKGFIEISGKFRGIKVLNQKDFGIIKVDGEYIEQKINLYDAPIYIKSISGIKLISTSEYKNIIVKDDMNNYPKNTLLIFNEKNVIIGIINLKEVMIDENSYWF comes from the coding sequence ATGAAAAAAATAACAGAAAAACAAAAAAAAATTTTAGAATATATAGAATTTTATATCAGAGTAAAAGGTTATCCGCCTTCAATGAGAGAGATAAAAGAATATTTTAATTTAAAAAGTGTTTCGACTATCTATTCTCATTTAAAATCACTGGAAAAAAAAGGTTTTATAGAAATATCTGGAAAATTTAGAGGTATAAAAGTTTTAAATCAAAAAGATTTTGGGATTATAAAAGTAGATGGTGAGTATATTGAACAAAAAATAAATTTATATGATGCTCCAATATACATAAAAAGTATTTCTGGTATTAAATTAATTAGCACATCTGAATATAAAAATATAATTGTAAAAGATGACATGAATAATTATCCTAAAAATACTCTTTTGATTTTTAATGAAAAAAACGTAATTATAGGAATAATAAATTTAAAAGAGGTGATGATAGATGAAAATAGCTATTGGTTCTGA
- a CDS encoding archease has translation MSKELNHPADILFKLSGNTLGDMLEDLFDAFNKIFNPIVGGLKKEYIYNISKKEIDDIVFDIGNYSLNKIYEGFFPSKVEVINEDVKIYFSEIIELKGDMEIKAIAYPKVIEDENSISLKVIFDI, from the coding sequence ATGAGTAAAGAATTAAACCATCCAGCGGATATATTATTTAAATTATCTGGCAATACATTAGGAGATATGTTGGAAGATTTATTTGATGCATTTAATAAGATCTTTAATCCAATTGTTGGAGGATTAAAAAAAGAATACATATATAATATATCTAAAAAAGAAATTGATGATATAGTATTTGATATAGGTAATTATTCCTTAAATAAAATATATGAAGGTTTTTTTCCATCGAAGGTTGAAGTTATAAATGAAGATGTAAAAATATATTTTTCTGAAATAATAGAATTAAAAGGAGATATGGAAATAAAAGCAATAGCTTATCCGAAAGTTATAGAAGATGAAAATTCTATTTCGTTGAAGGTTATATTTGATATTTAA
- the gyrA gene encoding DNA gyrase subunit A — MSDILNRSFEQELKESYLLYSLSVITSRAIPDVRDGLKPVQRRILYSMDELNLRHTAAYKKCARIVGEVMGKYHPHGDAAIYDALVRMAQPFSLRYPLVIGQGNFGSIDRDPPAAMRYTEAKMHELAEYMLMDIDKNTVDMLDNFDGSLREPSVLPTRIPNLLMNGVNGIAVGMATNIPSHNLNELVEGIKKLIDNPNSTTDDLMEYIKGPDLPTGGIIVDGDKLKDIYKTGRGSFHIRAKYELEENKNGLSIVIKEIPYGVPKSDLITQIANYVTKQKENKKDVGIKNIRDESDKEGIRVVIELKKNVNPQRIINQLLKHTSLQISFAVQMTVIDKRKPRVMNLKEILQAFIDHRVDVVTRRTQFELDKARKRSHIVEGLMKASEGIESVIEIIRQSEGREDAINSLMEIINVTKEQANAIVDMRLISLSKLEGEKLEKEYAELTQKIKNAMEILNNKEKLFEVIKEELEEVKTKFGDERRTKITNQGSKIEEADNIEEEDLVIVLTQWGYIKAMKSDEYKVQHRGGKGSKAIKKSDNDFIIQVLQTNSLSRLLFITSKGKAFELYAYNIEKSTKETKGKHISTYLYLDNDEKIKTIIPIENEKDIENKYIMLFTKNGVVKRTSLSEFSNIRKNGLKAITIREDDMVVDALIVDDNDEVLVISKKGMSLRFKVSDVRAMGRAASGVRSIKLRENDNVVNAVKVNEEKSMLLITEYGYAKRVNFEDFRLQNRGGVGLKCVKGTSRIGDIVKALTVDEDSHIIVFTKLGKAIREEVSTISTLSRYAIGVRAIRLDKEDIVADAAVVVEDE, encoded by the coding sequence ATGAGTGATATTTTAAATAGATCGTTTGAACAAGAACTTAAAGAATCATATCTTTTATATTCACTTAGTGTAATTACAAGTAGAGCTATTCCTGATGTTAGAGATGGGTTAAAACCAGTTCAAAGAAGAATATTGTATTCAATGGATGAGTTGAATTTAAGACATACAGCAGCTTATAAAAAATGTGCCCGTATTGTTGGTGAAGTAATGGGTAAATATCACCCTCATGGTGATGCTGCAATTTATGATGCACTTGTAAGAATGGCACAACCATTTAGTTTAAGATATCCATTAGTAATAGGTCAAGGAAACTTTGGTTCAATAGATAGAGATCCTCCAGCTGCAATGAGGTATACAGAAGCTAAAATGCATGAGCTGGCAGAATATATGCTAATGGATATAGACAAAAATACCGTAGATATGTTAGATAATTTTGATGGTTCTTTACGAGAACCATCTGTTTTGCCAACAAGGATACCAAACTTATTAATGAATGGCGTAAATGGTATAGCAGTTGGTATGGCAACAAATATCCCATCCCATAATTTAAATGAATTAGTTGAAGGTATTAAAAAATTAATTGACAATCCAAATTCAACAACAGACGATTTAATGGAGTACATAAAAGGGCCAGACTTACCAACTGGTGGTATCATTGTTGATGGAGATAAATTAAAAGATATTTATAAAACAGGTAGAGGTTCTTTTCATATAAGAGCTAAATATGAGTTGGAAGAAAATAAAAATGGATTAAGTATAGTTATTAAAGAAATACCTTATGGTGTTCCAAAATCAGATTTAATAACTCAAATTGCTAATTATGTTACAAAACAAAAGGAAAATAAAAAAGATGTAGGGATAAAAAATATCAGAGATGAATCAGATAAAGAAGGTATCAGAGTAGTAATAGAATTAAAAAAGAATGTAAATCCTCAAAGAATAATAAACCAATTATTAAAACATACATCTTTACAAATATCTTTTGCAGTTCAAATGACGGTTATAGACAAAAGAAAACCTCGAGTAATGAATTTAAAAGAGATATTGCAGGCATTTATTGATCATAGAGTAGATGTAGTAACAAGAAGAACACAATTTGAGTTGGATAAAGCAAGAAAAAGATCTCATATTGTGGAAGGGTTAATGAAAGCATCAGAAGGTATTGAGTCTGTTATAGAAATAATCAGGCAATCTGAAGGAAGAGAAGATGCAATAAACAGTTTAATGGAAATAATAAACGTAACTAAAGAACAAGCTAATGCTATAGTAGATATGAGGTTGATTAGTTTATCAAAACTAGAAGGAGAGAAATTAGAAAAAGAATATGCAGAATTAACTCAAAAAATTAAAAATGCTATGGAAATTTTAAATAATAAAGAAAAATTATTTGAAGTAATAAAAGAAGAATTAGAAGAAGTAAAAACAAAATTTGGTGATGAAAGAAGAACAAAAATTACTAATCAAGGTTCTAAAATAGAAGAAGCGGATAACATTGAAGAAGAAGATCTTGTTATAGTATTAACCCAGTGGGGATATATAAAAGCGATGAAAAGTGATGAATACAAAGTTCAACATCGCGGTGGTAAAGGTTCAAAAGCGATAAAAAAATCTGATAATGATTTTATTATTCAGGTTTTGCAAACCAATAGTCTTTCAAGATTGTTGTTTATAACATCAAAAGGAAAGGCTTTTGAGCTTTATGCATATAATATAGAAAAGAGTACGAAGGAAACAAAAGGGAAACATATAAGTACATATTTATACTTAGATAATGATGAGAAGATAAAAACAATAATACCTATAGAAAACGAAAAGGATATTGAAAATAAATACATTATGCTATTTACGAAAAATGGTGTAGTAAAGCGAACATCATTAAGTGAATTTTCAAATATTAGAAAAAATGGCTTAAAGGCAATCACAATTAGAGAAGATGACATGGTTGTGGATGCATTAATAGTAGATGACAATGATGAAGTGCTAGTAATAAGCAAAAAAGGTATGAGTTTAAGATTTAAAGTTTCTGATGTTAGAGCAATGGGAAGAGCTGCTTCTGGTGTGAGATCTATAAAATTGAGAGAAAACGATAATGTAGTAAATGCAGTAAAAGTAAATGAGGAAAAAAGTATGTTATTAATTACTGAATATGGATATGCTAAACGAGTAAATTTTGAAGACTTTAGACTTCAAAATCGAGGCGGAGTAGGATTGAAATGCGTTAAAGGTACATCACGCATAGGAGATATAGTAAAAGCTTTAACTGTTGATGAAGATAGCCATATTATAGTATTTACAAAATTAGGTAAAGCAATTAGAGAAGAAGTTTCTACAATATCTACATTGAGTAGATATGCAATTGGGGTAAGAGCCATTAGATTGGATAAAGAAGATATAGTAGCAGATGCAGCAGTGGTGGTTGAAGATGAGTAA
- the metG gene encoding methionine--tRNA ligase: MKKFYVTTPIYYVNAEPHIGSSYTTIVGDIISRYKRMRGYDVFYLTGTDEHGQKILQAAKAKNIDPQELCNELSGKFKTLWEELQITNDYFVRTTDEQHMKTVQFFVEKMLENGDIYKGKYEGWYCVPCETYWTNEEIEEKDGKKICPSCGREVNWVEEENYFFRLSKYNEPLKKHFKENPDFVEPEFRKNEMLKILESGLKDLSITRTTFNWGVPMPNDPKHVIYVWVDALINYVSALGYPENKELFEKYWPADLHLIGKEINRFHSLIWPAMLMSVGLPLPKKVFAHGWLTVNGQKISKSLGNAIDPRVLVKAYGNDVIRYYLMRDIVFGKDGDFSEDNLITRYNSDLVNDLSNLVHRTLSMVNKYFDSKIPEPSEKAEVDNQLHDLINSTIEKYENYMDKYLFTHALESLWELVRFTNKYIDLTEPWLLGKDESKKMRLATVMYNLMDSIRIIGLLISPIMPDTAIKIFEKLSIEEPEKYINNENIKIGLLQSGKKVNIGDPIFKRIDVKKWEKVIVMKKEEGKMEEKKVEAKKEEIMENVLIDIDYFKNVDLRVAKILEAEKVKKSKKLIKLQLDLGELGKRQIVAGIANYYEPENLIGKRIIIVANLKPAKLMGIESNGMLLAAKINDKLVLLTTDGDIEPGAKIS, encoded by the coding sequence ATGAAAAAATTTTATGTGACAACCCCCATATATTATGTTAATGCTGAACCACACATAGGTTCAAGTTATACTACTATAGTAGGAGATATAATTTCACGATATAAAAGAATGAGAGGATATGACGTTTTTTATTTAACTGGAACAGATGAACATGGCCAAAAAATTTTACAGGCAGCTAAAGCAAAAAATATAGATCCTCAGGAGTTATGTAACGAATTATCAGGAAAATTTAAAACATTATGGGAAGAATTACAAATTACAAATGATTATTTTGTTAGAACAACAGATGAGCAACATATGAAAACAGTACAATTTTTTGTAGAAAAAATGTTGGAAAATGGAGATATATATAAGGGAAAATATGAGGGATGGTATTGTGTTCCTTGTGAAACATATTGGACAAATGAAGAAATTGAAGAGAAAGATGGTAAAAAAATATGTCCATCATGTGGTAGAGAAGTAAATTGGGTTGAAGAAGAGAATTATTTCTTTAGACTTTCAAAATATAATGAACCTCTAAAGAAACATTTTAAAGAAAATCCGGATTTTGTAGAACCGGAATTTAGAAAAAATGAAATGTTAAAAATATTAGAAAGTGGATTAAAAGATTTGAGCATAACCAGAACAACATTCAATTGGGGAGTTCCTATGCCCAATGATCCTAAACATGTAATATACGTTTGGGTAGATGCATTAATAAATTATGTAAGTGCATTAGGTTATCCGGAAAATAAAGAATTATTTGAGAAATATTGGCCAGCAGATTTACATTTAATTGGAAAAGAAATAAATAGATTTCATTCTTTAATTTGGCCAGCGATGTTAATGTCTGTTGGATTACCATTACCTAAAAAAGTTTTTGCTCATGGTTGGTTGACGGTAAACGGTCAGAAAATTTCTAAGTCATTAGGTAATGCTATAGATCCAAGAGTTTTAGTAAAAGCCTATGGCAATGATGTTATTAGATATTATTTAATGAGAGATATTGTTTTTGGCAAAGATGGAGATTTTTCAGAAGATAATTTAATTACAAGATATAATTCGGATTTGGTAAATGATTTAAGTAATCTTGTTCATAGAACATTGTCCATGGTAAATAAATATTTTGATAGCAAAATACCAGAGCCCTCCGAAAAAGCAGAAGTGGATAATCAATTACATGACTTAATAAATTCCACAATTGAAAAATATGAGAATTATATGGATAAATATTTATTTACTCATGCATTAGAAAGTCTATGGGAATTAGTAAGGTTTACAAATAAATATATAGATCTTACTGAGCCATGGTTGTTAGGGAAAGATGAGTCTAAAAAGATGAGATTAGCAACTGTTATGTATAATTTAATGGATTCTATCAGAATTATTGGTTTATTAATTTCTCCGATAATGCCGGATACAGCTATTAAAATATTTGAAAAATTATCAATCGAAGAGCCAGAAAAATATATTAACAATGAAAATATAAAAATAGGATTGCTACAATCTGGTAAAAAAGTAAACATTGGAGATCCAATATTTAAAAGAATTGATGTAAAAAAATGGGAAAAAGTAATAGTTATGAAAAAGGAGGAAGGAAAAATGGAAGAAAAGAAAGTTGAAGCAAAAAAAGAAGAAATAATGGAAAATGTTTTAATAGACATCGATTATTTTAAAAATGTTGATTTAAGGGTAGCAAAGATTTTAGAAGCAGAAAAAGTAAAAAAATCAAAGAAATTAATAAAATTACAATTAGATTTGGGTGAATTAGGAAAAAGACAGATAGTAGCAGGTATAGCTAATTATTATGAACCAGAAAATTTAATTGGAAAACGAATAATTATAGTAGCTAATTTAAAACCGGCTAAACTAATGGGAATAGAATCAAACGGAATGTTATTAGCAGCAAAAATAAACGATAAATTAGTTTTACTAACAACTGATGGTGATATCGAACCAGGAGCTAAAATTTCGTAA
- a CDS encoding proline--tRNA ligase, protein MRMSKYYAPTLKEVPNDAEIKSHELLIRGGFIRKTASGVYTYLPLGNKVLKKIERIVREEMENIESQEILMPIIQPAEIWQESGRWDDYGPEMMKLKDRHNRDFTLGPTHEEMITTIVKNELRSYKQLPISLFQIANKYRDEIRPRFGVLRAREFIMKDAYSFHDSEESLDETYKAFYKAYEKILERLGVDYLVVEADTGAIGGSDSHEFQVKAEYGESTIYYCDCGYSATDEKAVSNVIFEESNETEQEMKKVDTPDVKTIEDVANFLNVDKTKIVKSLLFKGREGWVLALIRGDYELNTSKLKAYFGDQTLSMGEPEEIKNEFGVEIGFIGPVGIKNVKIVADYSIKNMKNFVVGGMEKDKHYVNVNINRDFKIDVYTDIRMVSKGEPCPKCGKPLKEIKGIEVGQVFKLGTKYSEKLHAYYTAEDGKQKPFIMGCYGWGVSRTLGAIVEQLHDDYGIIWPRNIAPFELVIIPVSMKQKELSDKAEELYKLLKGKYDVLYDDRDASPGFKFKDADLIGIPLKIILGKKMKEGKVEVKLRYERNSEEVDITEGFEELLKIIEKKLNEYDPKIYVKSIDKE, encoded by the coding sequence ATGCGAATGTCAAAATATTATGCACCTACTTTGAAAGAAGTTCCTAATGATGCTGAAATTAAAAGTCATGAATTATTAATAAGAGGTGGATTTATCAGAAAAACCGCCTCAGGAGTTTATACCTATTTACCATTAGGTAATAAAGTCCTCAAAAAAATAGAAAGAATCGTAAGAGAAGAAATGGAAAATATTGAATCACAAGAAATATTGATGCCAATTATTCAACCAGCTGAAATATGGCAAGAAAGCGGAAGATGGGATGATTATGGTCCAGAAATGATGAAATTAAAAGACAGACATAACAGAGACTTTACTTTAGGACCAACTCATGAAGAAATGATTACAACTATAGTTAAAAATGAATTGAGATCATATAAACAATTACCAATATCTTTATTCCAAATAGCTAACAAATACAGAGATGAAATAAGACCAAGATTTGGTGTATTAAGAGCCAGAGAATTCATAATGAAAGATGCTTATTCTTTCCACGATTCAGAAGAATCATTAGATGAAACATATAAAGCTTTTTATAAGGCTTACGAAAAAATTTTAGAAAGATTAGGTGTGGATTATTTAGTTGTTGAAGCCGATACAGGCGCTATTGGTGGAAGTGACTCACATGAATTCCAAGTAAAAGCTGAATATGGCGAAAGTACAATTTATTACTGTGATTGCGGTTATTCCGCTACTGATGAAAAAGCAGTTTCAAATGTTATTTTCGAAGAATCAAATGAAACAGAACAAGAAATGAAAAAAGTAGATACTCCAGATGTAAAAACTATTGAAGATGTTGCTAACTTCCTAAATGTTGATAAAACAAAAATTGTTAAATCTCTTCTTTTCAAAGGAAGAGAAGGTTGGGTATTAGCCTTAATTCGCGGAGATTATGAATTAAATACATCAAAACTCAAAGCATATTTTGGAGATCAAACTCTATCCATGGGAGAACCAGAAGAAATTAAAAATGAATTCGGGGTAGAAATTGGATTTATTGGTCCTGTTGGAATTAAAAATGTAAAAATTGTTGCTGATTACAGCATAAAAAATATGAAAAATTTTGTTGTTGGAGGGATGGAAAAAGATAAGCATTATGTAAATGTAAATATAAATAGAGATTTCAAAATTGATGTTTATACTGATATAAGAATGGTTTCAAAAGGGGAACCATGCCCAAAATGCGGAAAACCTTTAAAAGAAATTAAGGGTATAGAGGTTGGTCAGGTATTTAAATTAGGAACTAAATATTCAGAAAAATTACATGCATACTACACTGCAGAAGACGGAAAGCAAAAACCATTTATAATGGGTTGTTATGGTTGGGGTGTTTCAAGAACATTAGGAGCTATAGTTGAACAATTACATGACGATTATGGTATCATATGGCCAAGAAACATTGCACCTTTTGAACTTGTAATTATACCTGTTTCTATGAAACAGAAAGAATTATCAGATAAAGCTGAAGAATTATATAAATTATTAAAAGGAAAATATGATGTTTTATATGATGACAGAGATGCTTCCCCAGGATTTAAATTTAAAGATGCCGATTTAATCGGAATACCTCTAAAAATTATTTTAGGTAAAAAAATGAAAGAGGGAAAAGTTGAAGTTAAATTGAGATATGAAAGGAATTCAGAAGAAGTAGATATAACCGAAGGTTTCGAGGAATTATTAAAAATAATTGAAAAAAAGTTAAACGAATACGACCCAAAAATTTACGTAAAAAGTATTGACAAAGAATAA
- the rbr gene encoding rubrerythrin, translating to MAIKKSRTERNLLIAFAGESQARNRYDFFAGVAKKEGYIKIQKVFLELAENERSHAKNFFKHLEGGDLKIEATFPAGKIGNTVENLKMAIEGETYEYTELYPKFARIAEEEGFKNISILFKSIAVAEKHHAETLKELLEELEKESIFKSQDKVLWKCEKCGYIMEGYEPPEKCPACNHPKAYFVKIER from the coding sequence ATGGCAATTAAAAAAAGTAGAACAGAGAGAAATTTATTAATTGCATTTGCAGGTGAATCACAGGCAAGAAATAGATATGATTTTTTTGCAGGTGTTGCCAAAAAAGAAGGATATATAAAAATTCAAAAAGTTTTTTTAGAATTGGCAGAAAATGAAAGATCACATGCGAAGAATTTTTTTAAACATCTGGAAGGTGGGGATTTAAAAATAGAAGCGACTTTCCCAGCTGGAAAAATTGGAAATACAGTGGAAAATTTAAAAATGGCAATAGAGGGTGAAACATATGAATATACAGAATTATATCCTAAATTTGCAAGAATAGCTGAGGAAGAGGGATTTAAAAATATATCGATTCTTTTTAAATCTATAGCAGTAGCAGAAAAACATCATGCTGAAACTTTAAAAGAGTTATTGGAAGAATTGGAAAAAGAAAGTATATTTAAAAGTCAAGATAAGGTTTTGTGGAAATGTGAAAAATGCGGATATATTATGGAAGGATACGAACCGCCAGAAAAATGTCCGGCATGTAATCATCCTAAAGCGTATTTTGTAAAAATTGAAAGATAA